A single Dunckerocampus dactyliophorus isolate RoL2022-P2 chromosome 2, RoL_Ddac_1.1, whole genome shotgun sequence DNA region contains:
- the narf gene encoding nuclear prelamin A recognition factor, with amino-acid sequence MKMSEVGIGKRKEKCENCTKQCNKKQSNDDISAHQESDLVNGQEREGSQLLLSACLSCDGCMSEEESLKVSQQNLEEVERVFALNKKCDVAKHKVLVASVCPQSLPFFAVKFDLDIAEAANKLCGFLKSLGVQFVFDTTLAAGFSIIESQKEFIQRYRRRHHDSHALPMFTSSCPGWIRYSERVLGSLVTPHICTARSPQQIMGCLVKDYFSKQQKINVDKVYHMVVAPCFDKKLEAVREEFYNSLLESRDVDCVLTSGEIYYLMQQKKVSVEELDSVPLDHVLGDGGDVALVRHEGHGSEGFLEHVFKHAAKELFGLDVHKITYKTLRNRDFQEVTLERDGETLLQFAAVYGFRNIQTLVHRMRKGRVPYQLVEVLSCPGGCLSGRGQAEYETAGRVDKNLVQQMEEAYSSLSVSLPEVNPTLQTLYQDWLQGQESHQAGKLLHTQYKSQRQMPSHPPHMQW; translated from the exons ATGAAAATGTCTGAGGTCGGCATCGGGAAGCGCAAGGAAAAGTGCGAGAACTGCACCAAGCAG TGCAACAAGAAACAGAGCAATGATGATATCAGCGCACATCAGGAGAGCGATCTCGTCAATGGACAG GAGCGTGAAGGATCGCAGTTGCTCCTCAGTGCGTGTCTATCCTGTGACGGCTGTATGTCTGAGGAGGAGAGCCTGAAGGTCTCTCAACAGAACTTGGAGGAAGTAGAGCGTGTTTTTGCTCTCAATAAG AAGTGTGACGTGGCGAAGCACAAGGTTCTGGTGGCGTCGGTGTGTCCACAATCGCTGCCTTTTTTTGCCGTAAAGTTTGACCTGGACATCGCTGAGGCTGCCAATAAACTTTGTGGTTTTCTCAAGAGTCTTG GGGTGCAGTTTGTGTTTGATACCACTCTGGCAGCAGGTTTCAGCATCATTGAGAGTCAAAAGGAGTTCATTCAGAGGTACCGCAGGAGGCACCATGACTCCCACGCCTTGCCTATGTTCACCTCCTCCTGTCCAG GCTGGATACGCTATTCAGAGCGCGTCCTTGGAAGTTTGGTCACCCCGCACATCTGCACAGCAAGGTCTCCGCAGCAGATTATGGGCTGTCTAGTCAAGGACTACTTCTCTAAACAGCAG AAGATAAATGTTGACAAAGTGTACCATATGGTGGTGGCTCCCTGCTTTGACAAAAAACTGGAGGCTGTCAGAGAAGAGTTTTACAACAGTCTGCTGGAGAGCAGAGATGTGGACTGTGTCCTGACCTCAG GGGAGATTTACTACCTTATGCAACAGAAGAAGGTCTCTGTGGAGGAGCTGGACTCTGTTCCATTGGACCATGT GCTGGGTGATGGTGGAGACGTGGCGCTGGTTCGACATGAAGGCCACGGTTCTGAGGGTTTTCTGGAACATGTGTTCAAGCATGCTGCCAAAGAGCTATTTGGTCTGGATGTCCACAAGATCACATATAAGACCCTTAG GAACCGCGATTTCCAGGAGGTGACGCTAGAGCGAGATGGAGAAACGCTGCTGCAATTTGCTGCCGTCTATGGTTTCAGGAACATCCAGACCCTGGTGCACCGCATGAGGAAAGGACGGGTGCCTTACCAGCTGGTGGAAGTGTTGTCCTGCCCAGGAG GGTGCTTGAGCGGCCGTGGTCAAGCAGAGTATGAGACAGCGGGCCGAGTGGATAAAAACCTGGTCCAGCAGATGGAGGAGGCTTACAGCAGCTTGTCAGTCAGTCTCCCGGAGGTCAACCCCACCCTGCAGACCCTTTATCAAGACTGGCTTCAGGGCCAGGAGTCACATCAGGCTGGCAAGCTACTGCACACCCAGTATAAGAgtcagagacagatgccctcacatCCCCCACACATGCAGTGGTGA
- the LOC129171503 gene encoding cytochrome b-245 chaperone 1 homolog, with the protein MGYMVVEDKSATILHLKRTPGIRSWSLFVGMASIGLAAAYYSSDSILWKLFYVTGCLFVAMQNMEEWEEAVFDKTANVIELKTISLYTLVLTLWKKGQEKVVLDLRHLHDVCIQEERVRYLGKGYLLMLRLATGFSYPLTQSATLGGRSDVEALAALLKSFLGLDERRQQDEMAEYTEEEVDSSGNSSDSEGEKEKP; encoded by the exons ATGGGATACATGGTAGTAGAGGACAAAAGCGCCACAATTCTGCACCTGAAGAGAACCCCTGGCATCCGTTCCTGGTCTCTCTTTGTTG GTATGGCATCAATTGGGTTGGCGGCTGCATACTACAGCTCTG ATAGCATCTTGTGGAAGCTTTTCTATGTGACCGGCTGTCTGTTTGTGGCAATGCAGAACATGGAAGAATGGGAAGAGGCAGTATTTGACAAAACTGCGAATGTGATTGAACTCAAAACCATTAGCTTGTACACTTTAGTTTTGACGTTGTGGAAAAAGGGACAAGAGAAAG TTGTGTTAGACTTGAGGCATCTCCATGATGTCTGCATCCAAGAGGAAAGGGTCCGTTATTTGGGGAAAGGCTACCTCTTGATGTTACGTCTGGCTACAGGTTTTTCATACCCCTTGACCCAGAGTGCCACACTTGGGGGGCGCAG TGATGTGGAGGCACTAGCTGCACTGCTGAAGAGCTTTTTGGGTCTGGACGAGCGGCGGCAGCAAGATGAAATGGCAGAGTACACAGAGGAGGAAGTGGACTCCTCGGGTAACAGCAGTGATTCAGAGGGTGAAAAAGAAAAACCCTAA